One stretch of Kiritimatiellaceae bacterium DNA includes these proteins:
- the mraY gene encoding phospho-N-acetylmuramoyl-pentapeptide-transferase translates to MLYWLSQFTDVFSPLRMFRYITFRAVLAAGTAFILCLIIGPWLIEKLRVVKFGELREDDRVAGLERKAKVGTPTMGGLMIIFSTVAATVLWAEPGNFFMLCALTTFCFLGVLGFIDDYLKIKRKGAQGGLSPRVKLVAQAVWTVLLMFALCSNPETCVRTQQLMVPFLKHPLILSMGCFGTLAFLFLVLVGSSNAVNLTDGLDGLAIGCTNSAAAAYLVMAYVAGHFAFAEYLQVPFVKGCGELAVFCGALLGAGLGFLWFNCHPARVFMGDTGSLAIGGGIAAVAILIKQELVLVIVGGVFVMEAASVLIQQSWFKITKRMYGEGRRVFRCAPLHHHFEFIARDRAAAAGRSVGAAENMITIRFWILSIIFALIGIATLKIR, encoded by the coding sequence TCGCCCTTGCGCATGTTCCGCTATATCACCTTCCGAGCCGTGCTGGCCGCCGGAACCGCCTTTATTCTTTGTCTGATCATCGGCCCGTGGCTGATCGAAAAACTGCGCGTGGTCAAATTCGGCGAACTGCGCGAAGACGACCGGGTGGCCGGTCTGGAACGTAAAGCCAAGGTCGGCACGCCGACCATGGGCGGGCTGATGATTATTTTCAGCACGGTCGCCGCAACGGTGCTGTGGGCCGAGCCGGGTAATTTTTTCATGCTTTGTGCGCTGACCACCTTCTGTTTTCTCGGCGTGCTCGGATTTATTGACGACTACCTGAAGATTAAACGGAAAGGTGCACAGGGCGGGTTGTCTCCGCGTGTAAAACTGGTGGCTCAGGCGGTCTGGACGGTACTGCTGATGTTTGCGCTCTGCTCGAATCCGGAAACCTGTGTGCGCACCCAGCAGCTCATGGTTCCGTTCCTTAAACATCCGTTAATTTTATCCATGGGTTGTTTCGGTACACTGGCGTTTCTGTTTCTTGTGCTGGTCGGTTCTTCCAATGCGGTGAATCTGACAGACGGACTCGACGGACTGGCGATCGGCTGTACCAACTCGGCGGCGGCGGCCTATTTGGTGATGGCCTATGTGGCCGGGCACTTTGCTTTTGCCGAATACCTGCAGGTTCCGTTTGTAAAAGGCTGCGGCGAACTGGCCGTTTTTTGCGGCGCACTGCTCGGCGCGGGACTCGGCTTTTTGTGGTTTAACTGCCATCCGGCCCGCGTGTTTATGGGCGACACCGGCAGTCTGGCTATTGGCGGCGGCATTGCGGCGGTCGCCATTCTGATTAAACAGGAACTGGTGCTCGTCATCGTCGGCGGCGTATTCGTCATGGAAGCAGCCAGCGTGCTGATTCAGCAGAGCTGGTTCAAAATCACGAAACGAATGTACGGCGAAGGACGGCGCGTTTTCCGCTGTGCACCGCTTCATCATCATTTTGAATTCATCGCCAGAGACCGTGCGGCGGCGGCAGGCCGTTCCGTCGGCGCGGCGGAAAATATGATCACCATCCGCTTTTGGATTCTCTCCATCATTTTTGCGCTGATCGGCATCGCAACGCTGAAAATACGGTAG